Genomic DNA from Pseudomonadota bacterium:
GTTTTTATTGGTTTTTCATCAGGACCGATCGTTTTAACAGTCTTTATTGCACGGTGGTATGGCAAGGCAAACCCATGTTTGTTTAAGCGCTCGATAAAGGAAAGGCTTAACACATGTATGGCAGTATTTCCAGCCCAGTAAAGGATAGCCCCATTCTCATCCACAGCAGACATCTTTTTAATACTAAGGTCGTTATATTCGATAATCGCATCTTTGCCTTTTATAGATAGATAAACACCAACCTTTTCCTTGGTATTTCTGCGTCTCACCACCTTTGTAGATATTTCTGCATCTGACATTTTGTGATAGCCAATAAAAGCAGGATCAGCTATTTTAACGAGAGGATTATCAACCTGACAGTAAAAAAGCTCTGAAATACCTTTTTCTGTTAAATATTTTAGAAGGCCGGAATTGTGAAGTGCCTTAAGAGAACCACCGTGACCATCGGGGTTCATAAATAAATGGGTTTCGTCTTTTAAGATTAGCCTTCCTTCAGGGGTGATGCTTGGTAGCATGCTCTGTTGAAAAAAATGTACTGTATGCCTGTCAAGCCCGAAATAATCGTGTGAATTGAAGAAATTTAGGATATCCCGATGATTCTCATGGCTTGTCATAATTAGAAGCGGGATTGTAGCGTGATATTGTATGGACATTGCTTTTACCGATTCTGCAAAAAGCTGAAATAATGATTTTTTTGTTATGGGCGTTATTGGTAATGCGCCTTTTGGGCCTTCATTGCCAAGTCTTGAACCCTGACCGCCAGCAACAATCAGTGTAGCTATCTTGTTTTGACGGATTAGCGATTCTCCCAATATCCGTGCCTCTTCCTGTTGGGATTTATCCCTGTGTGTTTTAGGGATGGGAATGATTGGAGCTTGCCCGACATCGTCTATATAATTTGGAAGGATAATCTTACTGGAAAAAGTTTTGTGCAGTTTAAAGATGAGATTAAAATCTAATCCTTGTAACCCTTTCAAGAATATATTCTGTTTTTCAGGGGGTAGATTCCTGTAATGGTTAAGGTTGTGATGTTGATTGTATTTTTCGGCAATT
This window encodes:
- a CDS encoding UTP--glucose-1-phosphate uridylyltransferase, which codes for MTEREYFKIAEKYNQHHNLNHYRNLPPEKQNIFLKGLQGLDFNLIFKLHKTFSSKIILPNYIDDVGQAPIIPIPKTHRDKSQQEEARILGESLIRQNKIATLIVAGGQGSRLGNEGPKGALPITPITKKSLFQLFAESVKAMSIQYHATIPLLIMTSHENHRDILNFFNSHDYFGLDRHTVHFFQQSMLPSITPEGRLILKDETHLFMNPDGHGGSLKALHNSGLLKYLTEKGISELFYCQVDNPLVKIADPAFIGYHKMSDAEISTKVVRRRNTKEKVGVYLSIKGKDAIIEYNDLSIKKMSAVDENGAILYWAGNTAIHVLSLSFIERLNKHGFALPYHRAIKTVKTIGPDEKPIKTEAWKFETFVFDAIPLARKTCCVEAAREEEFSPVKNRDGDDSPKTAQRAMNNLHIRWFEEAGIVVPPATKVEISPLFALDKEEFIKKLKGKLMDIRENTYFGNE